A region of Paramormyrops kingsleyae isolate MSU_618 chromosome 17, PKINGS_0.4, whole genome shotgun sequence DNA encodes the following proteins:
- the pde9ac gene encoding LOW QUALITY PROTEIN: high affinity cGMP-specific 3',5'-cyclic phosphodiesterase 9A (The sequence of the model RefSeq protein was modified relative to this genomic sequence to represent the inferred CDS: inserted 1 base in 1 codon): MPTSFPSSLYKVLPIRLSPSTEKEDMFQNVLSQVAGSSSRVLQINELEMEVTNQLAMLEKRMELEGLKVVEIEQCNNDLKKLQNEMTSSGDTRVDRPCKYNFSDDGKKAAPRHDVLSCPKYTQCSPRGRTRLKKPSFDVWHWEHTEMLSCLEYRYLAKEFNMNLITLRCWLLSIQENYSSHNFHLYFCGSQMTCRMIHQCNLEDELTVCHNLDHSRYNNTYQINTCTELAVRYNNISSLENQYCAMAFQILSVLGCNVFGRVEPEIFTQIQQANITLILAIDMTRHGGILNSFKYKVDNFGFTIEEHVTCVRLLGISNKIWSTEVAEPWVGXLLEAYFTQFDSAK, encoded by the exons ATGCCCACCAGCTTCCCCAG CTCATTGTACAAAGTACTTCCTAT CCGCCTCTCTCCCTCGACAGAGAAGGAGGACATGTTCCAGAACGTGCTGTCCCAGGTGGCAGGTAGCTCCTC CAGGGTTTTGCAAATCAATGAGCTGGAGATGGAGGTAACAAACCAATTGGCCATGCTGGAGAAGAGAATGGAGT TGGAAGGCCTCAAGGTGGTGGAGATAGAACAGTGCAATAATGACCTCAAGAAACTACAAAATGAGATGACATCAAGCGGAGACACAAG AGTAGACCGTCCCTGTAAATATAACTTCTCCGACGATGGGAAGAAAGCAGCTCCGAGGCATGATGTGCTGAGCTGCCCAAAG TACACACAGTGCTCACCCAGGGGACGAACGAGGCTGAAGAAGCCCAGCTTTGATGTGTGGCACTGGGAGCACACTGA GATGCTGAGCTGTTTGGAGTACAGGTACCTGGCAAAGGAGTTTAACATGAACCTCATAACACTCAGATGTTGGCT GCTCAGCATCCAGGAGAACTATAGCAGCCACAACTTCCACCTCTACTTTTGCGGCAGCCAGATGACATGCCGCATGATCCATCAGTGCAACCTGGAG GATGAGCTGACAGTGTGTCACAACCTGGACCACTCAAGATATAACAACAC GTACCAAATTAACACCTGCACAGAGCTGGCTGTGCGCTATAACAACATCTCCTCACTGGAGAACCAGTACTGTGCCATGGCCTTTCAGATTCTCTCTGTGCTGGGGTGCAACGTTTTCGGCAGGGTTGAACCTGAGATCTTCACGCAGATCCAACAG GCTAACATCACTCTGATCTTGGCCATAGACATGACCAGGCATGGTGGAATCCTTAACTCCTTCAAGTATAAAGTGGACAATTTTGGCTTCACCATTGAAGAGCACGTGACATGTGTAAGAC TGCTGGGTATCTCCAATAAGATCTGGTCGACTGAGGTGGCAGAGCCCTGGGTGG ATCTGCTGGAGGCGTATTTCACGCAG TTTGACAGTGCCAAGTGA